Proteins encoded by one window of Rutidosis leptorrhynchoides isolate AG116_Rl617_1_P2 chromosome 7, CSIRO_AGI_Rlap_v1, whole genome shotgun sequence:
- the LOC139860207 gene encoding F-box protein CPR1-like codes for MVTLSFEYEKVYNVILDNELGPRGSLLDATVRLDRQPHSCNVLCVFKGDFGFIVRVTKYVTVDLPDFEHRDYWRVVGFGVCPKTSDPKLVHVTFPRYSLENETWKVEVFSLSSRFWRSRSFSKINDLLCEYVELSSDSECVDGFIYWCASIKDNDNRSWVIISFDLTNEEFGVIYLPDTLARHNHLNLSKYRESLVLLPDDYSNYVHDVWMMEGSVTKSFKKQFTITSIDRLEPMGISYNGEVIMKIRELSMKLKTVGSIKTYEPSSNRFKWTTITGVHGEICMSSYMESMLLYDYKQFKLT; via the exons ATGGTAACTTTGTCTTTTGAATATG AGAAAGTGTATAATGTGATTTTAGATAATGAactgggtcctagggggagtttgttg GATGCAACCGTACGGTTAGACAGGCAACCGCACAGTTGCAATGTGCTGTGTGTATTTAAAGGGgatttcgggttcattgttagggttac AAAATATGTTACCGTTGATTTACCTGATTTTGAGCATCGCGATTATTGGCGTGTTGTTGGTTTTGGGGTTTGTCCCAAAACTAGTGATCCTAAGCTTGTGCACGTTACGTTTCCTCGATATTCGTTAGAAAATGAAACTTGGAAAGTTGAGGTTTTCTCGTTAAGTTCGAGGTTTTGGAGAAGTCGTTCATTTAGCAAAATAAATGATTTGCTTTGTGAATACGTTGAACTTTCATCGGATAGTGAATGTGTTGACGGGTTTATTTATTGGTGTGCTTctattaaggataatgataatcGTTCATGGGTAATAATTTCCTTTGATTTGACTAATGAAGAATTTGGAGTAATATATCTTCCGGATACTTTGGCACGCCACAACCATTTGAATTTGTCTAAATACAGGGAGTCGCTTGTTTTGCTTCCTGACGATTATAGCAATTATGTTCATGACGTATGGATGATGGAAGGCAGTGTTACAAAATCGTTTAAAAAGCAGTTCACCATAACATCAATCGATCGTCTAGAGCCGATGGGAATTAGTTACAACGGTGAAGTAATCATGAAAATTAGAGAGTTATCTATGAAGCTAAAAACGGTAGGATCGATTAAAACTTATGAACCCTCCTCAAATCGATTCAAGTGGACTACGATTACTGGAGTGCATGGAGAAATCTGTATGAGCTCTTACATGGAATCAATGCTTCTATATGATTACAAGCAGTTTAAATTGACTTGA
- the LOC139860205 gene encoding putative F-box protein At4g38870: MQFRSVAKSWKSLIDSSRFVSVYNLRQIHPHIFVMYFLPGYLGLRCVSIFYGSNFPNNMVDLSEILPDSAKQSTRLTLVGSCQGLLCLDSGSSAIIWNPWIRKSVTINFPDSDYRKYERVVGFGVCPKTIDPKLVHFTFSWNWLENKSWKVEVYSLSPRFWRSRSFSKISDLLCESIELSSDSECVDGFIYWCASNKDVPNRREVIISFDLTNEEFGVIYLPDNLARHSILYLSKYRKSLVLLPDDYNTYVHDVWIMKGGNTKLFKRLFTIKSFDRLQPMAISYNGEVVLKITQYNGNYYEKSIKTYEPSLKRFKWTAVTGTLGVNCMSSYMESMLLHDY, from the coding sequence ATGCAATTCAGAAGTGTCGCCAAATCATGGAAATCGTTGATCGACAGCTCTCGATTTGTTTCCGTTTACAACCTCCGTCAAATTCACCCCcacatatttgtaatgtattttctTCCCGGATACCTTGGGTTGAGGTGTGTTTCAATTTTTTATGGTAGTAACTTCCCTAATAATATGGTTGATCTGTCTGAGATACTTCCAGATTCTGCTAAACAATCGACCAGACTAACACTTGTTGGTAGCTGTCAAGGCCTGTTGTGTTTGGATAGTGGTTCTAGTGCTATTATTTGGAATCCTTGGATTAGAAAATCTGTTACTATTAATTTTCCTGATTCTGATTATCGCAAGTATGAACGTGTTGTTGGTTTTGGGGTTTGTCCCAAAACTATCGATCCTAAGCTTGTCCACTTTACGTTTTCTTGGAATTGGTTGGAAAATAAATCTTGGAAAGTTGAGGTTTATTCCTTAAGTCCACGGTTTTGGAGAAGTCGTTCATTTAGCAAAATAAGCGATCTGCTTTGTGAATCCATTGAACTTTCATCGGATAGTGAATGTGTTGACGGGTTTATTTATTGGTGTGCTTCTAATAAGGATGTTCCAAATCGGCGAGAGGTAATTATTTCCTTTGATTTGACTAATGAAGAATTTGGAGTAATATATCTTCCAGATAATTTGGCACGCCACAGCATTTTGTATTTGTCTAAATACAGGAAATCTCTTGTTTTGCTTCCCGACGATTATAACACATATGTTCATGACGTATGGATCATGAAAGGTGGTAACACAAAATTGTTTAAAAGGCTATTCACCATAAAATCATTCGATCGTCTGCAGCCGATGGCAATTAGTTACAACGGTGAAGTAGTCTTGAAAATTACACAGTATAATGGAAATTATTATGAAAAATCGATTAAAACTTATGAACCCTCCTTAAAACGCTTCAAGTGGACTGCGGTTACTGGAACGCTTGGAGTAAACTGTATGAGCTCTTACATGGAATCAATGCT
- the LOC139860206 gene encoding putative F-box protein At4g09190 yields MSDHIPWEIQIQIMKGFPVRSLMRFRSVSKSWKSLIDSSDFVSDYNLRQTHPHIFIQYELPGDGGTKYASIVDDDDDDDNIPKHMFDLLAILPDSAKQMTRQLKLVGSSQGLLCLYHDSNNDSVAIILNPWIRKCVTVSFPKVNFTSDYGLVVGFGVCSKTSDPKLVLVTPKKSLLNETWKLEVYSLSWRFWRICSFSKVSDLLCGSLKLSSHSECVDGFIYWCASNKDDDLNPSWVIISFDLTNEEFGVIYLPDILKWYSILDLSKYRESLVLFANDCTSAKHVYEVWMMEGGVTKSFKKLFTINSTDYFSKPIAISYNGEAIMEMLESSTTENVNLASIKTYEPSSNRFKTTTISGICGLTCMSSYMETMLLRDYKVDVAAKLLGQENHSHYS; encoded by the coding sequence ATGTCGGACCACATACCATGGGAGATCCAAATTCAAATCATGAAAGGGTTTCCGGTGAGATCACTGATGCGATTCAGAAGTGTCTCCAAATCATGGAAATCATTGATCGATAGCTCTGATTTTGTTTCCGATTACAACCTCCGTCAAACTCACCCGCACATATTTATACAGTATGAGCTTCCCGGTGACGGTGGGACCAAGTATGCTTcaattgttgatgatgatgatgatgatgataacatcCCTAAACATATGTTTGATCTGTTAGCTATTCTTCCAGATTCTGCAAAACAAATGACCAGACAACTAAAGCTTGTTGGTAGCTCTCAAGGTTTGTTGTGTTTGTATCATGATTCTAATAATGATTCTGTTGCTATTATTTTGAATCCTTGGATTAGAAAATGTGTTACTGTTAGTTTCCCTAAAGTTAATTTTACTTCAGATTATGGACTTGTTGTTGGTTTTGGGGTGTGTTCAAAAACTAGTGATCCTAAGCTTGTTCTTGTTACGCCTAAAAAATCGTTGTTAAATGAAACTTGGAAACTTGAGGTTTATTCGTTAAGTTGGCGGTTTTGGAGAATTTGTTCGTTTAGCAAAGTAAGCGATCTGCTTTGTGGATCGTTGAAACTTTCATCGCATAGTGAATGTGTTGATGGGTTTATATACTGGTGTGCTTCTAATAAGGATGATGATCTTAATCCGTCTTGGGTAATTATTTCCTTTGATTTGACTAATGAAGAATTTGGAGTAATATATCTTCCTGATATTTTGAAATGGTACAGCATTTTGGATTTGTCTAAATACAGGGAGTCTCTTGTTTTGTTTGCCAACGATTGCACCAGTGCCAAACATGTTTATGAGGTATGGATGATGGAAGGTGGTGTTACAAAATCGTTTAAAAAGCTATTCACCATAAACTCAACCGATTATTTTTCGAAGCCGATAGCTATTAGTTACAACGGTGAAGCAATCATGGAAATGCTAGAGAGCTCTACGACAGAAAATGTAAATTTAGCATCGATTAAAACTTATGAACCATCCTCGAATCGCTTCAAAACGACTACGATTAGTGGAATTTGTGGATTAACTTGTATGAGCTCTTACATGGAAACAATGCTTCTGCGTGATTACAAGGTGGACGTGGCAGCCAAGCTTTTGGGTCAGGAAAATCACTCTCATTACTCATAA